The following is a genomic window from Bordetella petrii.
CGGCGTAGCCGTCGGCGTCCGGCGCGGCGCGGCGCAGGGCATCGCGGCTGGCCAGCTGCACCACCAGGAAGGCAAGCCCCACCGACACGACCTGGGGCGCGTGCTCGGAGAGCTCGATATCGGCCGGGGCCAGCTTCAAGGCCCGCGCCACGGCCTGCGCCGGCGCTTCGCTGCCGCGCGACAGCGGCTCGGGGGCCAGCAGTTCGGCGCCTTCGATGCCGTGGGCGCCCGCGGCCAGCGCGATGCGCACCAGGCCCGCGGCTTCTTCGAACACGAACTTGTCCGGCACGCGTGCGCCCGCCTGTGCGAGCTCGCGCGCCAGCACCACCGCGGTGCCGATGTTCGGATGGCCGGCGAACGGCACCTCGCGGTCGGGGGTGAAGATCCTGACCTGGGCGGTATGCGCCGGGTCTTGCGGCGGCAGCACGAAGCTGGTTTCCGAATAACCGAACTCGCGCGCAATGCGCTGCATCTGCGCGGCGCTCAGGCCCTGGGCGTCGAGCACCACGGCCAGCGGGTTGCCGCAGTAGGCCTGCGGGGTGAATACATCGGCGGTAACGTAGCGGTAGCGCATCTGGCCCTGCTTTCTTTTTTCCATGCGGGAAATATAGGCGGCGCGGCATCGGCGCGACAGACACAGAATTGTTGGATTCACGCCATAACAGGGCGCCGCGGCACGGTTCCAGGGTGTTCCGTTGCTTGGATGTTTATTTCAAGGCGGAGCGGCCGGCGGCGGGCCGCGCGGGAAGCCGGTAACAAACATAGCGGCCTGCACACGCTTGGAATCAGGCACGCGCGCAGCGATCGGAAAGAATGGATTTTTATTACTGCCAGCCCATCGCGCCGGGCGCCCCTGGCGCGCGCTTATTCGACCATGCTTGCCAAATATCCGTTGCCGGCGCCGCGCGCCGGCCTGCTGGCCCTGGCCTTGCTGCTGGCCGCCTGCAAGGCCACGCCGACCATCGACGAGCGCGATTCCTTTACCCAGGGGAACACCTATTCCCACCGCTTCGCGGGTTCCAGCCAGGTGGCCTGCGAAGCCGGGCGGCGTTCGCTGCTGGGGCAGGGCTACATTATTGACAAGGCCGAGCCCAACCGGGTCAGCGGCCACAAGAACTACCAGGACCAGGAAAACGACGACCAGCATGCGCAGATCCTGTTCAACGTGGACTGCGCGCCCAGCGGCGACGGCAACGCCATTGTGTATGTCAGCGCATTGCGCGAGCTGTACACGATGAAGAAGTCCAGCAATTCAGCCAGCGTGGGCCTCAGCGTGCTGGGCGCGGTGTCCATGCCGGTGGGGGCCAGCGACGATTCGCTGGTCAAGACGTCCAGCGAAACCATATCGCGCGGTGCGTTCTACGAAGGGTTCTTCGAGCAGGTCGAGCGCAACCTGGCGTCGGCGCGGGCCGCTATCAGTGCGGGCGCGACGCCGGGCCAGAATCCGGCCAACGTCAACGGCGCCGCAGCCAGGCCGGGCACCGGCGCGCCGGCGGCCCCGACGCGACCGCCGGCGCCGCCGGCCGCCGCACCCGCGGCACAGCCCGCGCCACAGCCCGCACCGCAGCCCGCCCCAGCCACGCCGCGCTGATTTCCCAGCCGGCAGCCTGGCGCATGACTGGCGCCGGGCTACCCGCGGCGCGCCGCCTCGATGGCGGCGATGTCGATTTTCGTCATTTCCATCATCGCCTGGAAGGCGCGCTTCGCGGCGGCCGGGTCGGGATCGGCAATGGCGTCGGTCAGGGCCCGCGGCGTGATCTGCCACGACAGACCCCATTTGTCTTTGCACCAGCCGCAGGCGCTTGCCTGGCCGCCGTTGTCGATGATGGCATTCCACAGTCGGTCCGTTTCGGCCTGGTCGTCGGTGGCGATCTGGAACGAGAAGGCTTCGTTGTGCTTGAAGGCGGGGCCGCCATTCAGGCCCAGGCAGGGGATGCCCGCCACGGTGAATTCGACCGTCAGCACGTTGCCCTGCTGGCCCGAAGGGTAGTCGCCGGGCGCGTGTAGAACGCGGCCCACGGCGCTGTCGGGAAATGTGCGGGCGTAGAACTGCGCCGCGTCCAGGGCGTCGTTGTCGTACCAGAGGCAAATCGTGTTCTTGCTGACCATGCGGACTCTCCCTTGGCAAAGCCGGCGGGTCGCGCGCGGCCTCGACACCTCTCACGTTAACGCATTGGCTGCCGGCCAGGCGGTATTTGCTGCGCCGCATGATGGAAATTCGTTGACAGGGATTTTCCTTTGCTGGAGTATTTGTCCAGACAAAGTGATAAATAAGACAAAGGAGACGTCATGGAGGTGGTATCCACCGGACCCAAGAGGTATCGCTTCAGCTTCGGTCGCTATCTGGAAGAGTTCGAAGTGGGGGCGGTGTACGAACACCGCCCCGGCCGCACGCTGACCGACGCCGACAACATTCATTTCTCGTTGTTGACGATGAACTTTCATCCCATGCACTGCGACGCGGCGTATGCCGGCCAAAGCGAGTTCGGACGCCTGCTGGTCAATAGCGGCCTGACGGTAGCGGTGGTGCTGGGCATGACCGTGGCCGACGTCAGCGGCAAGGCCATCGCCAACCTGGGCTGGAAGGAAATCAACCTGACCGCTCCGGTTTTTGCCGGGGACACCCTGTACGCCGAATCCGAAGTGCTGGAGCTGCGCGAGTCGCGCAGCCGGCCTACGCAGGGCATCGTGACGACGCGCACACGCGCCTACAACCAGGACGGGGTCGAGGTCATGAACTTCATACGGTCCTGCCTGGTACCCAAGCGGGGACACGGCGTAGGCGACAAATAAACACGCCGGACCCGACGACGCGGGCGCCGCCCGCGCCGCATCGCAGTACTCATCCAAAGGAGAGTTGGTCATGGTTCATTCGCTGTTCCGCCGGGCGGCGCTGCTGCTCGCGCTGGCGTTACCGCTGCACGCGGGCGCCGTCGAGATGGTGCTGACGTCCGAAGTCGCGGCCTCGCACTGGAAGACCCGCTACATGAACGAGTTCGCCCAAGACGTGGCCGAGCGCACTCATGGCGAAGTGCAGGTCAAGGTGTTTCCCGCCGCGCAGCTGTACAACGACCAGGACGGACTGGCCGCGCTGGGCACCGGCGCCGTGCATATGGTGTGGCCGGTCTCGGTGCGGCTGGAAACGCTGGACCCCGGGCTGGGCTATGTGAATCTGCCGTTCGGTTTGTCGGACAAGAAGATGGAAAACGCCTGCTTCGCTAGCGGATTGACCGACCTGATGTCCGAGCGGCTGAAGTCGCGCCAGTTGCAGGTGCTGGGCCTGCTGCGCACGGCCGACCTGTTCTTCATTTTCCGCGACCGCGACGTGAAATCGCTGGAGGACATGCGCGGCGCCAAGCTACGCGTGACGGGTGGCCGTATTTTCCTGGACATGGTGCGCAGCTTCGACGCCAGTCCGGTCTCGATGGCGGCCTCGGAAATGAGTACGGCGCTGGCGCAGGGGGCCATTGACGGCGTGCTGACCTCGCCGGCCGGCTGGGCTGAAATGATAGGCAAGACCGGCAAGTACGCGTTCCACGTGCCCGGCATGTCGCTGGCCACCTACGCGGTGGTGGTGGACCGCGCCTGGATGGACGCGCTGACGCCCGCGCAGCGCAAGGCCGTGGCCGACAGCCTGAACAGCATTATCTCGCGCCAATGGGAAGAGGCCCGCGCGGCCGACGACAAGCTGATCAAGCAGATGGAGAAGGAAGGGTCCGTCTATCGCGTGGCCGACGACGCGGCCGCGGCCGATTGGCAGGCCCGCGCCGACACCGCCAAAAAGGCCTACACCGACAAATACCCGGAGGTGGTCAAGCAAGTCGACGCCATCGCCAAGCGCTGCGGAGTATGAAATGGATGCATTGACCCGGTCGGCGCGCGAGTGGTCGCAGGCGCGCGGCTTGCCGCTGGACGACCAGGACCTGCCCGATCTGGTCGCGGCGGTGGCCGGCCTGGCCGACGCCCTGGAGCGGGAAACCGCGTCGCTGGGCATGGAGCAGGTGGCTGCGCCATTCGGCCAGATGCTGCATGCGCTGGCGCCGGCCGCGTGGGCCGATGCGCCGGCGCCGGCAGAAGTGGGCGCGTTGGACAGCGAGGCATGGGTGCGCGCCAGCCTGGCGGAAATCGAGCAGGCCGCGCCCGGCCGGCTGGCGTGGGTGGAAGTCGACGCCGAGGCCGCGCTGGCCGAAGCACGGCAGCGCGACGATGAGCGCCGGCGAGGCCGGGTGCGCGGGCCGCTGCACGGCATGCCGGTGGGCATCAAGGACATGTTCGACCGGCAGGGGCGCGTGGCCGGCTGGGGCACGCCGCTGCGCCGCGACAGCGCGCCGGCGGACGCCGACGCCACGGTGGTGGCGCGCCTGCGCGCCGCGGGCGCAGTGGTGCTGGGCGTGCAGCACATGGCCGAATTCGCCATGTCGCCGACGGGTTGGAATGCCAGCTACGGGCCGGGCCGCAATCCGTGGGATACCGGACGGGTCTCGGGCGGCAGTTCCAGCGGGGCCGCGATGTCGGTCGCGGCCGGGCACGTGCCGCTGGCCATCGGTTCCGACACCGGCGGCTCGGTGCGCCTGCCCGCGGCTTTATGCGGGCTGACCGGCCTGAAACCCACGCAGCATCGCATCAGCGTGGCCGGCGCCATGCCGCTGTCTCCCAGCCTGGACTGCATCGGCCCGCTGGCCTGGTCGGCCGAACTGTGCGGCCACGCATGCCGCGCGCTGGCTGGCGCGGACGCCGCCGATCCGTCCTGCCTGCACGCACCCGTCGTGGCGGGCCAGCCGCCGCGCCGCTTGCGCGTGGCAGTGCCGCGCTGGCGCGACGACGACCCTATGTCCGGCGCCATGCGGCAGGCGCTCGACGAGGCCGTGCGCGCGTTGCGCGACGCCGGCGTGGAGTGCGTGGCCGTGGCCTCGCCGTATCCGCTGTTGCAGCGGGCCGGGCAACTGGCGTCGATTGTGCTGGCGGTGGAAGCGGCGGCCATGCACCAGCGCTGGCTGCGCGAGCGCGCCGATGGCTATGGCCGCCAGGTGCGGCGCCGCATCGCGCGGGGCCTGCTGGTGCCGGGCGTGGACTATTGCAATGCGCTGCGCCTGCGCGGGCCGTTCCTGCGGCGCCACCTGCGCGAAACGCTGGGCGAGGCCGATGCCTTGCTGTTGCCTTGCACGCCCGATGTGGCGCCGCGGGTCGATGACACCCTGGGCGACGACCAGGGCCGCCTGGAGCGCGAGTTCGCATTGCTCTCGGCATGGACGCGCGGCGTCAATTATCTGGGCCTGCCGGCGCTCACCCTGCCCGTGGGAGCGGGGGCCGGCGGCCTGCCGCTGGGCATGCAGCTGGTGGGTCCGCCGCTGGGGGAAGACCGGGTGCTGGCGCTGGGGCGGTTGTTCCAGCGGACTACCGAATGGCATGCGCGCCGCCCGGCGGCATGCGCACAATCAGGCCACCAGGCCACCAATAAGGAGACGACATGAGGGCATTATGGAACAAGGCCGCGCCATGGTTCGCCGCCCTGGCCATCGGCTGGAGCGCTAGCGCGGGAGCGGCGGAAATGATCATCACCAGCGAGATCCCGCTGGCCACCAACCCCAGTCCGTACATCGAGCAGTTCATCGCCGAAGTCGGCAAGCGCACCGACGGCGCCATCCAGGGCAAGTATTTCCCCGCCTCGCAGCTCTACAACGATCGCGACGGACTGGCCGCGCTGGGCACGGGGGCCGTGCACATGGTGTGGCCCGTGTCTTCGCGCCTGGAGCAGTTCGACGCGCGCGTGGGCCTGGCCAGCCTGCCGT
Proteins encoded in this region:
- a CDS encoding VOC family protein; the encoded protein is MVSKNTICLWYDNDALDAAQFYARTFPDSAVGRVLHAPGDYPSGQQGNVLTVEFTVAGIPCLGLNGGPAFKHNEAFSFQIATDDQAETDRLWNAIIDNGGQASACGWCKDKWGLSWQITPRALTDAIADPDPAAAKRAFQAMMEMTKIDIAAIEAARRG
- a CDS encoding MaoC family dehydratase, whose translation is MEVVSTGPKRYRFSFGRYLEEFEVGAVYEHRPGRTLTDADNIHFSLLTMNFHPMHCDAAYAGQSEFGRLLVNSGLTVAVVLGMTVADVSGKAIANLGWKEINLTAPVFAGDTLYAESEVLELRESRSRPTQGIVTTRTRAYNQDGVEVMNFIRSCLVPKRGHGVGDK
- a CDS encoding PhzF family phenazine biosynthesis protein: MRYRYVTADVFTPQAYCGNPLAVVLDAQGLSAAQMQRIAREFGYSETSFVLPPQDPAHTAQVRIFTPDREVPFAGHPNIGTAVVLARELAQAGARVPDKFVFEEAAGLVRIALAAGAHGIEGAELLAPEPLSRGSEAPAQAVARALKLAPADIELSEHAPQVVSVGLAFLVVQLASRDALRRAAPDADGYAALMPQTGAKSIYAYTTDTGADLIDRPTDLQARMFTGRMTEDPATGSATAAATALRAALRGSGMLRLRVGQGVDMGRPSLLLAHAEPRPDGVWAGVAGQAVVVMEGSLPAPPLP
- the dctP gene encoding TRAP transporter substrate-binding protein DctP codes for the protein MVHSLFRRAALLLALALPLHAGAVEMVLTSEVAASHWKTRYMNEFAQDVAERTHGEVQVKVFPAAQLYNDQDGLAALGTGAVHMVWPVSVRLETLDPGLGYVNLPFGLSDKKMENACFASGLTDLMSERLKSRQLQVLGLLRTADLFFIFRDRDVKSLEDMRGAKLRVTGGRIFLDMVRSFDASPVSMAASEMSTALAQGAIDGVLTSPAGWAEMIGKTGKYAFHVPGMSLATYAVVVDRAWMDALTPAQRKAVADSLNSIISRQWEEARAADDKLIKQMEKEGSVYRVADDAAAADWQARADTAKKAYTDKYPEVVKQVDAIAKRCGV
- a CDS encoding DUF2242 domain-containing protein, with the protein product MLAKYPLPAPRAGLLALALLLAACKATPTIDERDSFTQGNTYSHRFAGSSQVACEAGRRSLLGQGYIIDKAEPNRVSGHKNYQDQENDDQHAQILFNVDCAPSGDGNAIVYVSALRELYTMKKSSNSASVGLSVLGAVSMPVGASDDSLVKTSSETISRGAFYEGFFEQVERNLASARAAISAGATPGQNPANVNGAAARPGTGAPAAPTRPPAPPAAAPAAQPAPQPAPQPAPATPR
- a CDS encoding amidase — translated: MDALTRSAREWSQARGLPLDDQDLPDLVAAVAGLADALERETASLGMEQVAAPFGQMLHALAPAAWADAPAPAEVGALDSEAWVRASLAEIEQAAPGRLAWVEVDAEAALAEARQRDDERRRGRVRGPLHGMPVGIKDMFDRQGRVAGWGTPLRRDSAPADADATVVARLRAAGAVVLGVQHMAEFAMSPTGWNASYGPGRNPWDTGRVSGGSSSGAAMSVAAGHVPLAIGSDTGGSVRLPAALCGLTGLKPTQHRISVAGAMPLSPSLDCIGPLAWSAELCGHACRALAGADAADPSCLHAPVVAGQPPRRLRVAVPRWRDDDPMSGAMRQALDEAVRALRDAGVECVAVASPYPLLQRAGQLASIVLAVEAAAMHQRWLRERADGYGRQVRRRIARGLLVPGVDYCNALRLRGPFLRRHLRETLGEADALLLPCTPDVAPRVDDTLGDDQGRLEREFALLSAWTRGVNYLGLPALTLPVGAGAGGLPLGMQLVGPPLGEDRVLALGRLFQRTTEWHARRPAACAQSGHQATNKETT